From Deltaproteobacteria bacterium:
AGTAAAAGAGCGCCGATAAGAAGCGAACCCATGATGAGGTAAATATCCTGTCCCATGACGGCTTGCAGCATCATCGTGCCCAGCCCCTGAAGGTTGAGAACTGCTTCTACAAGGGCTGCGCCGCCGAGCAGACTTCCCAATTCATATCCTGCAAGGGTAATAAATGGATTGAGGGCATTTCTAAGCACATGCTTGAATATAATGACGCCTTCTCCAAGACCCTTTGCCCTGGCCGTTCTTACATAGTCTGAGTTTTTAATTTCAAGGATATTGCCTCTCATGAGACGCATGAGGCCCGCCATGCCCGATGTGCCCAGTACTATAACAGGAAGGATAAGGTGATAAAGCCTGTCGGTAAACTTTCCCCAGAGCGTCAATGAATCGTAGTCATAGGAAAAGCTTCCCCCTACGGGAAACCATCCTGTTTTCAGGGCGAAATAGAGAAGCAGGAAGGCAAGAAAGAAGTTTGGAATTGCCATGCCGAAGAAGGCGATTAAAGAGAGAAAGCGGTCGAGAAAGGAGTTTTGCCAGTAGGCAACGGCTATTCCGATGGGAATGGCAAGGCTCCAGGCGAAGATGATACTTGCTGCAGAGAGTATGATTGTGTTGAATGCACGGCTCATAATGAGGCTTAGCACATCTACGCGGTAGGCAATGGAATCACCGAAATTAAGGTGCACTATCTGCCAGAGCCATTTCACATATTGTATATAAACAGGTTTGTCGAGGCCGAATTCCTGTTCGAGTCGATTGATGGTCTCTTCCGAGATCTGGGGATTCATCTTGAGGGTGGAGAGGTAGTCGCCGGGAGCAAGGGATATGATAATAAAAGAGAGAAAGGTGATTCCCAAAAGGAGGGGAACCATGTGAAGGAGTCTCTTAAGAACAAAGCTCCCCATCATTCCTTGATTTTTATCCTTTCAGACTTGTAGAGTCCCCAGACGGTGGGATCGTAGTTCAAAAGTTTGTTTTTGTAAGCCGAGTATACTTCCTGTCTCACCATCTGGATCATGGGGAGTTCCTCATGATAGATTTCCTGCAAACGGTAATATATTTTTTTGCGCTTTTCCGTGTCCATTTCAGATGCGCCTGCTTCAATGAGCCTGTCTATTTCTGCTTCCCAGGCTGATGCAGGCTTCTTCTGCTTTGGATGCCACATGTGCAGGTGACCGCTTGAACGATGCAGACTGGCGCCGTTATGGGGTTCGATTCCTGCCGTAAAACCGATGAGGATGGCATCCCACTGGTAGGTATTGTCCAGCTTTTCCACAAGCAGGTTAAATTCGAGGGGGCGATAATTGACCTTGATGCCCAGCTTTTGCCAGTCTTCCTGCAATATGGAACAGATTTGTTCTCTCAGGTGGTTTCCGGCATTGGTATTGAGATCAAACTCAATGATGTTACTGTCACTGTCTCTCAACAATCCATCTTCTCCCTTTTTGTATCCACCTTCACTTAGCACTTGGAGGGCTTTTTCGAGATCATATTTATAATCTTTCAGGTCAGGATTATGGAAAAGCTTGTTTTCTTCCGAAATTTCGGCGACAGAAGCTTTTCCCCTGCCAAACATCGTATTGGCAATGATTGTCTCCTTATCTACGGCATGAGCGAGGCCTCTTAAAAAATGTTTGTCCCTAAACCATTTGTATCTGGGGTTTGCCTCATTGTTTTTCAGGAAATATTCGGGATTCCGGTTAAAGGTAACAAAGAGTGTACCCGTATTAAGTCCCCTTTTTTTAACGGTAATATCGAGTTTTTTTGCATCTTTTTTGAGTGTCTCCACCTCTTCCGGCCTTGGACCATGTGTGTCTGTCTGCCCTGCCGTGAATTTTACGTAAAGCGTATTCTGGTCGGGAACAATGAGAAGATTTTGCTCCTCAAGATAGGGGAGTTGTTTCCCGCCCTCGTCTTTCATCCAGTAGTTGGGATTACGCTTATATTTGACATACTGGGCCGGAACATATTTGGTCATTATGTAAGGGCCCGTACCGATGAGTTTTTCCGGTGGTGTATCGATACCCCAGTTATCTGCAAAGTGTCCCTCTTCTAACGCTTTTCCCAGGATATGTTCCGGCATGATATCTGCTGCTCCAATGGAGTTTAAAAAAGGAGCGAAGGGCTTGGGAAGTATGAAACGTACTGTCATTTCATCCACTTTTTCAAGGGTAAAGGGTTTGCCCTCAATTGATAGTATGTCCCTTGTGGAGGTGGGGACTTTGGGGTCGTAAATGGCTTTAAAGGTAAAGATGATATCATCGGCAGTAAAGGGTTCACCGTCGTGCCATTTGACTCCCTTCCTCAAATGAAAGGTCCATCTCTTGCCCCCCTCACTGAATTCCCATGACTCGGCCAGCATCGGTTCATGTTCAAGTGTTTTGGGATTGAGAGAAACAAGCCCTTCGAAAAGGGGACTTACTACATCGGAACTGCTGGTTTCTTTACTTATGAGGATATTAAAGGTTTTAGGATCGCTGATGGTTGCCGTGACGAGATTCTGTTTAACCTTGGCTTTAACTTGCAGTTTCTCTTCTTTTTGTGAAGTACAAGAAAAAAGAAGAGAGAGAAGGGGGATCAAGAGGAGTATGGCCGGGGTTCGAAAGGATAATTTTAACATGATATTAGACTTTTTAATCTTTAAGCTGTTCGATTTCTTTAATATATTCGTCTCTTGTAATGAGACCTTTTTTGACAAGTACCCGCACCAGTGCAAGAAGTTCGGGGTTTTTTGCGACACTCTTCGCCTTTTTCTGAATCGCCTTCTTTTCCTTCATCGTTACTTCGTGAATGATTTCGGGGCTGGCTTCTTCGGCGGTAGTGATTTTTTCAGACAGTGGTTCTATTTCTACCCAGTCCCTGTTGTTGTAATACTTGTCGATGGATTTTCCAATTTGAGAATCTGTGGCAATAACCGGTCTGATGGTCATTCCTGTAAGAAATGATACTTCATCGAGTGCAAGCATGTTGGTCGGTTCCGACATGGCGAGAAAGAGAATCTTCCTGCTGCCGTCATCCCTGGTTTCAATAGGAATGATATGATATTTTTTTGCAACTTCCATCGTGATGAGAGAATAGGCGCTTGGTGTAAACCTGATTTTTGCAAGATCGGCACAGGGAAGCTTAAGCTGGTTGCTTAAGAATTTTATAAGTGTAATTTCACTGATGTAACCCAGTTTTACCAGATTGGCTCCAAACCTGCCGCCCCACTGCTTCTGTCTTCCAATTGCCGACTGAAGCTGCATCTGATCTATGAGCCCTTTTTCAACGAGCATTTCACCGAGTCTTTTTTTAAGTTTTATGGCCATTAATTTCCTCCACCTCAGGTTATGGTAGTTTTCTTATAAAAGAGCTTAACTAGTTATTAATACACTCTATTATCATCTTATGTCAATAAAGTATACACTTTATGTTAATAAACTATACTCTGGAATGTGAATAAAGACTAATTATCAATTCGTTATAGTGATTTCGCTTGACATATTTCTCTCTTTGTCTTATCCTCATGTGCTTAAAAATAAGGGAAGGGAGTAAGAAAACGTGGGTGATGTTATTACACAGTTAAGCCTGCTTCTTGTAAGCGCTGTATTTGTAAACAACTTTGTTCTTGCAAGGTTTCTGGGCGTTTGTCCCTTTCTTGGTGTCTCAAAGAAGGTAGAGACGGCCGTCGGCATGAGTATGGCAACCATGTTTGTTATGACGCTTGCCTCTGTCTCTACGTGGGTAGTTCAAAAGTTTATCCTAGTTCCCTTTCAGATCGAATATCTCCAGACCATTGCCTTTATTTTGATCATCGCCTCTCTGGTTCAGTTCGTTGAAATGGTTGTTCAGAAGACGAGCCCTGTGCTCTATCAGGCTCTCGGAATCTTTCTTCCTCTTATAACGACAAACTGCGCTGTTTTAGGTGTTGCAATTCTTAATATCCAGAAAGATTATTCGTTTTTGTCGACAACAATCCACGGGTTTGGCGCCGCTTTGGGATTTGCCCTTGCTCTTGTTATTTTTGCCGGCTTAAGAGAGCGGACTGAACTTGCTGATGTCCCCAAATCTTTCCAGGGAGTGGCAATTACACTGATTACCTCCGGATTGCTCTCTCTTGCCTTTATGGGCTTTTCCGGTCTCGTAAAATGATTCATTTCATGTTGATCCGAAGCTTGTAGCCTGTTCTTTATCGATGATGTTTGTAGGGAAAAGATTATTGTGAAACAAATTGGTGATAAATAAATGATTGAAGCAATACTCAGTTTAAGTGGTCTTGGGCTTATTGCCGGTATTGGTCTTGGAATAGCCTCCAAGGTTTTTCATGTTTACGTCGACCCCAAGGTGGAAGCTGTTGAAGGGGCACTTCTCGGTACAAATTGTGGTGCCTGTGGTTTCCCGGGGTGCAGCGGTCTTGCCAATGCTATTATTGCCGGTGAAGCTGCAATTACAGACTGCCTGCCCGGTGGTGAGGATGTCGTTAATGATCTTTGCAGGATTATGGGCGTTGAGGCGACTGCTGCGGAAAAAGAAGTTGCCATTGTTTTGTGTAAAGCCGGTGACAGGGAAGCAAAAACTAAATTTGATTATATGGGTGTCAAGGATTGCTGGGCAGCCATGCAGGTAGGCGGAGGCTTTAAAAGCTGTAGTTATGGTTGTCTGGGGTTGGGCTCCTGTTATAAGGCCTGTGAGTATGATGCTATTGAGATAACGGAAGATCGTCTCGCCATTATTATTCCTGAAAAGTGTACGGGCTGTACTATGTGCGTTCCGGCCTGTCCTGTCAATATTATTAAAATGGTGCCGGCAAGTCAGAAAGTTCATGTTCTATGTAGTAGTTTCGATAAAGGTCCTGCTACAAAGAAAGTCTGTAGTGTCGGTTGCATAGGCTGTACTCTCTGTACAAAGAAAACGTCAAATATGAGCATGGAGAATAATCTCGCCATTGTTGATTATTCTGTTCTTGATAATACACATGATCCCGTTGACATCTGTCCTACAGGAACGATTTCTGACTTTGAACAGGCCCATCCTTTAAAGCGCTTCAAACCGGAAAAAAAGAAAAAGGCAAAGAAAGCTAAACCGGCAGCAAAGGTGAAAAAAGAAGGTGTAACTGCGAAGCCTGATTCTGATAAAAAAGTAGTACCTAAACCAACTGAAGGGCAAGAAACTCCTAAGTCAAAGGTAGAAAAAGAAAAGAGTGGAAACGAAGCAGAGAAGCCTGCTAAAGATAACAAAGAGGCTGTAAAGCCTGAAGGATCGGAAAAGGTGGAAGGATCGGTTTCTGAGAAAAAAGAGGAAGGTACCAAGGATGTCAGCTAGAGGGTTTGCTGGAGGTGTTCATCCTCCCGATTCAAAAGAGTTGACAAGGGATAAGTCTATTGAACTTTTGTCGCTTCCTGAAAGGGTAGTTATCCCTTTGCATCAGCATATAGGAGCTCCTTCCGTTGCTCTTGTTGAAGTAGGTGCTCATGTTAAGAAGGGGCAGGTCATTGCCTCGGCCAGAGGTTATGTTTCTTCTCCTATACATGCAAGTATTTCAGGTGAAGTGAAGGCGATTAAAGAGTTCCCTCATCCATCGGGCAAAGATATGATGGCCATAGAGATTGTTTCTGATGGAAAGGATGAATGGGCTGAAGACCTGGAAGAAGAGCAGGATGTGACTAAACTCTCTGCTCAAGATATTAGGGGAAAAGTTTTGTCTGCCGGTATTGTAGGATTGGGAGGTGCTGCTTTCCCGACGCATGTCAAGCTGGCGCCGCCGGATGGCAAGAAGATTGAGGCAGTCATCCTCAACGGCGCCGAATGTGAGCCCTACTTGACTGCCGATCACCGACTGATGGTTGAAGATGCCGATTCTATTATTGAAGGTCTGAAGCTTCTTATGAAAGTCCTCGGTGTAAATAAAGGTTACATCGGAATCGAGGATAATAAACCGGAAGCTGTTACGGCAATGATGACTGCCGCATCAGGAACTGATATAGAAGTTATGAGCCTTCATGTTAAGTATCCTCAAGGAGCGGAAAAGCAGCTTATTAAAGCAGTTATTGGAAAAGAAGTTCCACCTGGCGGACTTCCAATGGATGTTGGTGTTGTTGTGCAGAATGTGGGAACAGCTGCTGCCGTTTATGATGCTGTCAGGTATGGAAGGCCGCTTATTGAAAGAATAACAACCGTTACCGGACTTGGAGTTAAAGAACCAAAGAACTTTAAAGTCAGGATAGGTACTTTGTCAGGTGAACTTATTGACGCAGCCGGCGGTTTTACCGAAAATATCGGCAAGATCATTATGGGTGGGCCTATGATGGGTGGCGGAGTATATACGACGGATGTTCCCGTTGTTAAAGGGACTTCGGGTATTTTAGTTATGAAGATGGATGAGATTCGTAACAGGGAATCCCATCCATGCATTCGCTGTGGTCGTTGTGCCGCCGTTTGTCCCATGTACCTTGAACCCGGTGCTATGGGGATTTTTTCTGAGCGTGAGATGCTTGAAGAGGTTGAAGATTATTTTGTTATGGATTGTATCGAATGCGGCTGTTGCTCTTATACCTGCCCTTCTGACAGGCCCCTGGTGCAACTTTTCCGCTTTGCAAAAGCAGGAATTATAAAAAAGAGACAGAAAGAGGGGGATAATTAGTATGGAAAACAAGCTCATACTTTCATCGTCACCGCACGTACATTGTGGTGAATCGATTGCAGCGACCATGCATACCGTCATCCTCACACTGTTGCCGGCATCACTCGTTGGTGTTTACTACTTTGGTTTACCTGCCTTAGGCGTTTTAGTTCTGGCCATCGTTAGCTGCATGGCGGTAGAGGCTGCGGCTCAAAAGGCTTTGAATAAAAAAGTCACTATCTATGATGGGAGTGCTGCACTTACAGGCATTCTTCTGGCAATGAATCTTCCTCCCAGTGCTCCCTGGTGGCTGGTGGTACTAGGTTCTGTAATTGCCATCGGAATGGGTAAACATGTCTATGGAGGGTTGGGTTATAATCCCTTCAATCCTGCGCTAGTGGCGAGAGTTGTTCTTCTTATCTCTTTTCCTGTCCAGATGACGACATGGACAAAACCGCAGCCCATAACATCCGGTGTAGATGCTGTTACCGAAGCGACGCCCCTTGGTCTCATTAAGGAAGGGATTATGAAGGATGGTAATATTGATATTATCAATAATGTTTCCTCAGGCGCCTTCTTTCTTGGTAATGGCAGTGGAAGTCTCGGTGAAGTTTCAGCTATTGCTCTTTTGCTTGGTGCTGCCTGGCTTCTTTACAAAGGTTACATTACCTGGCATATTCCTGTTTCCTTTATCGGTACTTCGGCTGTCTTTGCAGGTATCTTCTGGCTAATTGATCCGACAAGGTATGCCGATCCACTATTTCATATCGTTACTGGTGGTATGATTTTGGGTGCCTTTTTTATGGCAACCGACTATGTGACTTCTCCCATGACCGGAAAGGGCATGCTTATCTTCGGGGCAGGTTGCGGACTGATTACGATGATCATCAGGCTTTGGGGTGGTTATCCTGAAGGTGTTTCTTTTGCCATTCTCCTCATGAACTCTGTAACGCCTTTAATAGACAAATATACTATTCCAAAGCGATTTGGTAGTAGAACTGCTCAAGAGGTAGCCCGATGAATAAAGACGTCATAAAGTTGGCTATAGCTCTAACGATTGTAACAGGTATTGCTGCTGCAACGCTCTCCTTTGTCTATGATTCGACTAAAGACGCTATTGCAGAATCAAAAAGACAAGAAAAATTAAAGGCCATCAAAGCGGTTCTCCCAGGTTATGATAATGAACCCGATAAAGATATTATTGAACTCGTTTCCGGTAAGGATAAAAAAGGAAATGATGTTAAAAGAGTATTCTATCGCGGTAAAAAAGGTGAGGAGATTACGGGGATTGCATTTACTTCTTCCAATATGCTTGGCTATAGTGGTTTTATAGATGTAATGGTAGGAATTGATCCAAATGGTACCGTGTCGGCTATCGAGGTGATAAGTCACGCAGAAACACCTGGTCTTGGTGATAAAATTGCTTTTTCTCCCTGGAAGGATCAATATAAAGGAAAAAATCTTACTAACACTAAATGGCTTGTTACCAAAGATGGCGGTGATTTTACAATTCTGACAGGTGCGACAATTTCACCAAGAGCGGTTACGAAGGCCGTTAAGGATGGTCTTGATTTTTATGCAGCCCATAAAGATGAAATTCTTAAGTAGTTGAGGCAATAGTATGAGTGAGTATGGAAAAATAATGAAGAAGGGGCTCTGGACGGAGAACCCTGTATTCAAACAACTTCTCGGAATGTGCCCTCTTCTCGCTGTAACAACCTCAGCGGAAAATGGCTTAGGTATGGGCCTGGCATCTACCTTTGTTCTCGTCTGTGCCAATATTGTTGTTTCTGTATTCAGGGAATATATACCTGCAAAGGTAAGAATCCCCTGTTTTATCGTTATTATTGCCTCTTTTGTTACTATTACAGATCTGGTTATGGCCGGTTTTATGTTTGATCTTCATAAAAAGCTTGGACTTTTTATTCCCCTTATTGTTGCCAACTGTATGATTCTGGGGCGTGCTGAAGGTTTTGCTTCAAAGCACAGTATTGATAAGTCAATTGTCGATGGTGTTGCTGTTGGTCTTGGTTTCACCCTTGCTCTTGTAATCCTGGGCGGTGTGAGAGAGCTTTTTGGAAACGGAACCGTTTTTAGCGTTAATATATTTGGTGACGGCTACCTCCCACTCATTGTTATGGTCTTGCCTCCCGGAGCCTTTATTGCTCTTGGATTTATCATCGCCTTTTTTAATAAACTTGAAAAGCGAGCGTAAATTAGCTAGCCTTCTAAAGTATGGACCCCGACCCCAATTTTTTTCACAAAAATACCTTTCAAATTAGTGAAATAGCATTTTTCCTGATTCAGCGTACGAGTATGCCTGTAATGGGAGAACTGTATATTTTTAAATCAAATAAAAGGAATAATGGATAGTACGGTTATTATTATTCATATTATTCTGCTCGTTTTGTTAATTGTTCTTTCAGGTTTTTTTTCCGGTTCTGAAACGGCACTAATGGCCCTTAATAAACTGAAGCTGAAGCACCAGGCAAAAGAAGGCAAAAAAGGGGCCTTAGTACTGGAAAAAATACTTCAACGACCGGAAAACCTCCTCGGTACCATTTTACTCGGAAATAATCTTGTTAATGTTGCTGCATCCGCGCTGGCTACTTCCCTTGCCATAAATCTGTGGGGAGAGGAGCTGGGAATACTTTATGCCACCATAATCATGACACTCGCTCTGCTGATTTTTGCAGAAGTTACTCCAAAAACCTTTTCTGCTTATCATTCTGAAGGCACATCCTATTTTATTGCAAGACCAATGAAGTTTGTAATGCTTGTGCTAAAACCTTTTGTACGCGTTGTTAATATTTTTACTAATGCCATTTTAAAAAGCATTGGCGTAAAAAAGAAGGCAGGAGAAGTATTTACCGAAGAGGAACTTAAAACGATGATCCTTATCGGTGAAGAATCAGGCATAATAGGGACGAAGAGGAAAGAAATGCTTCATGGTATCCTGGAATTGAGGGATATGAGTGTAAAAGAGGTTATGGTTCCCAGGATGGAAATATTTGCCATTAATATTGAGGAATCATCTTCTCATATTAAAGAAAAAATTCTTTCTTCCCCTTATTCGAGAATTCCTGTTTTCCGGGGGGATATTGAGAAGGTTGAAGGTATTGTTCTTGTAAAGGATTATTTGAAGGTGGTTGCATCCGGTCATGAACCGCAACTGGAAAACATAATGTCTCCACCCTATTTTATACCGGAGACGAAAAAGATACAGGAGCAGCTTACCGACTTTCAAAGAAAAAGTGTTCATCTTGCCTTGATCATCGATGAGTTTGGCGGTATCGAGGGTCTTGTCTCTATGGAAGATCTTCTTGAGGAAATTGTCGGTGAAATATGGGATGAAACAGATATGAAGATAAGCAATATCGTTCGACACAGAGATGGTTCCATTACGGTAGATGGCAAGTTTTCAATCAGGGACCTTAATAAAAGCCTACAGGTAGATATCCCGGAAGAGGATTTTAATACAGTTGCCGGACTCTTGCTTCATAGTATGGGAAGGATCCCTTCAAAAGGTGACAGTGTTGAATTTATGAATCTCGAGTTTATTGCCAACTCTGTAG
This genomic window contains:
- a CDS encoding ABC transporter permease, which gives rise to MMGSFVLKRLLHMVPLLLGITFLSFIIISLAPGDYLSTLKMNPQISEETINRLEQEFGLDKPVYIQYVKWLWQIVHLNFGDSIAYRVDVLSLIMSRAFNTIILSAASIIFAWSLAIPIGIAVAYWQNSFLDRFLSLIAFFGMAIPNFFLAFLLLYFALKTGWFPVGGSFSYDYDSLTLWGKFTDRLYHLILPVIVLGTSGMAGLMRLMRGNILEIKNSDYVRTARAKGLGEGVIIFKHVLRNALNPFITLAGYELGSLLGGAALVEAVLNLQGLGTMMLQAVMGQDIYLIMGSLLIGALLLIIGNLIADITLTLVDPRIKME
- a CDS encoding ABC transporter substrate-binding protein, whose translation is MLKLSFRTPAILLLIPLLSLLFSCTSQKEEKLQVKAKVKQNLVTATISDPKTFNILISKETSSSDVVSPLFEGLVSLNPKTLEHEPMLAESWEFSEGGKRWTFHLRKGVKWHDGEPFTADDIIFTFKAIYDPKVPTSTRDILSIEGKPFTLEKVDEMTVRFILPKPFAPFLNSIGAADIMPEHILGKALEEGHFADNWGIDTPPEKLIGTGPYIMTKYVPAQYVKYKRNPNYWMKDEGGKQLPYLEEQNLLIVPDQNTLYVKFTAGQTDTHGPRPEEVETLKKDAKKLDITVKKRGLNTGTLFVTFNRNPEYFLKNNEANPRYKWFRDKHFLRGLAHAVDKETIIANTMFGRGKASVAEISEENKLFHNPDLKDYKYDLEKALQVLSEGGYKKGEDGLLRDSDSNIIEFDLNTNAGNHLREQICSILQEDWQKLGIKVNYRPLEFNLLVEKLDNTYQWDAILIGFTAGIEPHNGASLHRSSGHLHMWHPKQKKPASAWEAEIDRLIEAGASEMDTEKRKKIYYRLQEIYHEELPMIQMVRQEVYSAYKNKLLNYDPTVWGLYKSERIKIKE
- the rsxA gene encoding electron transport complex subunit RsxA, with the translated sequence MTQLSLLLVSAVFVNNFVLARFLGVCPFLGVSKKVETAVGMSMATMFVMTLASVSTWVVQKFILVPFQIEYLQTIAFILIIASLVQFVEMVVQKTSPVLYQALGIFLPLITTNCAVLGVAILNIQKDYSFLSTTIHGFGAALGFALALVIFAGLRERTELADVPKSFQGVAITLITSGLLSLAFMGFSGLVK
- a CDS encoding RnfABCDGE type electron transport complex subunit B, producing MIEAILSLSGLGLIAGIGLGIASKVFHVYVDPKVEAVEGALLGTNCGACGFPGCSGLANAIIAGEAAITDCLPGGEDVVNDLCRIMGVEATAAEKEVAIVLCKAGDREAKTKFDYMGVKDCWAAMQVGGGFKSCSYGCLGLGSCYKACEYDAIEITEDRLAIIIPEKCTGCTMCVPACPVNIIKMVPASQKVHVLCSSFDKGPATKKVCSVGCIGCTLCTKKTSNMSMENNLAIVDYSVLDNTHDPVDICPTGTISDFEQAHPLKRFKPEKKKKAKKAKPAAKVKKEGVTAKPDSDKKVVPKPTEGQETPKSKVEKEKSGNEAEKPAKDNKEAVKPEGSEKVEGSVSEKKEEGTKDVS
- the rsxC gene encoding electron transport complex subunit RsxC, translated to MSARGFAGGVHPPDSKELTRDKSIELLSLPERVVIPLHQHIGAPSVALVEVGAHVKKGQVIASARGYVSSPIHASISGEVKAIKEFPHPSGKDMMAIEIVSDGKDEWAEDLEEEQDVTKLSAQDIRGKVLSAGIVGLGGAAFPTHVKLAPPDGKKIEAVILNGAECEPYLTADHRLMVEDADSIIEGLKLLMKVLGVNKGYIGIEDNKPEAVTAMMTAASGTDIEVMSLHVKYPQGAEKQLIKAVIGKEVPPGGLPMDVGVVVQNVGTAAAVYDAVRYGRPLIERITTVTGLGVKEPKNFKVRIGTLSGELIDAAGGFTENIGKIIMGGPMMGGGVYTTDVPVVKGTSGILVMKMDEIRNRESHPCIRCGRCAAVCPMYLEPGAMGIFSEREMLEEVEDYFVMDCIECGCCSYTCPSDRPLVQLFRFAKAGIIKKRQKEGDN
- a CDS encoding RnfABCDGE type electron transport complex subunit D, which encodes MENKLILSSSPHVHCGESIAATMHTVILTLLPASLVGVYYFGLPALGVLVLAIVSCMAVEAAAQKALNKKVTIYDGSAALTGILLAMNLPPSAPWWLVVLGSVIAIGMGKHVYGGLGYNPFNPALVARVVLLISFPVQMTTWTKPQPITSGVDAVTEATPLGLIKEGIMKDGNIDIINNVSSGAFFLGNGSGSLGEVSAIALLLGAAWLLYKGYITWHIPVSFIGTSAVFAGIFWLIDPTRYADPLFHIVTGGMILGAFFMATDYVTSPMTGKGMLIFGAGCGLITMIIRLWGGYPEGVSFAILLMNSVTPLIDKYTIPKRFGSRTAQEVAR
- a CDS encoding RnfABCDGE type electron transport complex subunit G → MNKDVIKLAIALTIVTGIAAATLSFVYDSTKDAIAESKRQEKLKAIKAVLPGYDNEPDKDIIELVSGKDKKGNDVKRVFYRGKKGEEITGIAFTSSNMLGYSGFIDVMVGIDPNGTVSAIEVISHAETPGLGDKIAFSPWKDQYKGKNLTNTKWLVTKDGGDFTILTGATISPRAVTKAVKDGLDFYAAHKDEILK
- a CDS encoding electron transport complex subunit E, with amino-acid sequence MSEYGKIMKKGLWTENPVFKQLLGMCPLLAVTTSAENGLGMGLASTFVLVCANIVVSVFREYIPAKVRIPCFIVIIASFVTITDLVMAGFMFDLHKKLGLFIPLIVANCMILGRAEGFASKHSIDKSIVDGVAVGLGFTLALVILGGVRELFGNGTVFSVNIFGDGYLPLIVMVLPPGAFIALGFIIAFFNKLEKRA
- a CDS encoding CNNM domain-containing protein, which gives rise to MDSTVIIIHIILLVLLIVLSGFFSGSETALMALNKLKLKHQAKEGKKGALVLEKILQRPENLLGTILLGNNLVNVAASALATSLAINLWGEELGILYATIIMTLALLIFAEVTPKTFSAYHSEGTSYFIARPMKFVMLVLKPFVRVVNIFTNAILKSIGVKKKAGEVFTEEELKTMILIGEESGIIGTKRKEMLHGILELRDMSVKEVMVPRMEIFAINIEESSSHIKEKILSSPYSRIPVFRGDIEKVEGIVLVKDYLKVVASGHEPQLENIMSPPYFIPETKKIQEQLTDFQRKSVHLALIIDEFGGIEGLVSMEDLLEEIVGEIWDETDMKISNIVRHRDGSITVDGKFSIRDLNKSLQVDIPEEDFNTVAGLLLHSMGRIPSKGDSVEFMNLEFIANSV